From Deinococcus aestuarii, one genomic window encodes:
- a CDS encoding DUF420 domain-containing protein, which produces MAAIINQWAVITIVLSGLALVAGVYFIRRGNREAHLRAMATASALATVFLVLYLTRLGLGYEKKYVGPDAWRGAYFALLISHIILAAVNLPLALGALYNSVKGLRLAGNLGNIGAPAARKYFNRHRAWVRWTVPVWLYVAVTGWVIYLVLGRYGEVVKG; this is translated from the coding sequence GTGGCGGCGATCATCAACCAGTGGGCAGTCATCACCATCGTCCTGAGCGGCCTCGCGCTCGTGGCCGGGGTGTACTTCATCCGGCGCGGCAACCGCGAGGCGCACCTGCGCGCGATGGCGACGGCGAGCGCGCTGGCGACCGTCTTCCTGGTGCTCTACCTCACCCGGCTGGGCCTGGGCTACGAGAAGAAGTACGTCGGCCCGGACGCGTGGCGCGGCGCGTACTTCGCCCTGCTGATCAGCCACATCATCCTCGCGGCAGTCAACCTGCCGCTCGCCCTCGGCGCCCTGTACAACTCCGTCAAGGGGCTGCGCCTGGCCGGGAACCTGGGCAACATCGGCGCCCCCGCCGCCCGCAAGTATTTCAACCGCCACCGCGCCTGGGTGCGCTGGACGGTCCCCGTGTGGCTCTACGTCGCCGTGACGGGCTGGGTGATCTACCTCGTGCTGGGGCGGTACGGGGAGGTCGTCAAGGGATAG
- the panB gene encoding 3-methyl-2-oxobutanoate hydroxymethyltransferase, which produces MKRSVPDLLHAQEPLVMVTAYDYPGGRHAQGAGVDLILVGDSLGNVVLGYDSTAPVTLGDMIHHARAVRRGAPETFMVVDLPFGTYHTGVTDAMRAAVRVIQETGADAVKMEGATPEVLEVVSVLARNGVPVMGHVGLMPQTATAQGGLKVQGKDEESARRTVDGAVALEAAGAFAVVLEAVPARLARLITERLHVPTIGIGAGVHCRGQVLVYHDLLGVYEGEEKKISKRYAELGREAREAIATYAREVRAREFPTKEQSFVMKDEVLGKLY; this is translated from the coding sequence ATGAAACGCAGCGTTCCGGACCTCCTGCACGCGCAGGAGCCGCTCGTGATGGTGACCGCCTACGACTACCCGGGCGGTCGGCACGCCCAGGGAGCGGGGGTCGACCTGATCCTCGTGGGGGACTCGCTGGGGAACGTGGTGCTGGGCTACGACTCGACCGCGCCCGTCACCCTGGGCGACATGATCCACCACGCGCGGGCGGTGCGGCGGGGGGCGCCGGAGACCTTCATGGTCGTGGACCTCCCCTTCGGCACCTACCACACGGGCGTGACGGACGCCATGCGCGCCGCCGTCCGCGTCATTCAGGAGACGGGCGCCGATGCCGTGAAGATGGAGGGCGCCACCCCCGAGGTGCTGGAGGTCGTCTCGGTCCTCGCCCGCAACGGGGTCCCCGTGATGGGCCACGTCGGCCTGATGCCCCAGACCGCCACCGCCCAGGGCGGCCTCAAGGTGCAGGGCAAGGACGAGGAGAGTGCGCGCCGCACGGTGGACGGTGCCGTCGCCCTGGAAGCGGCGGGAGCCTTCGCCGTCGTCCTGGAGGCGGTGCCCGCCCGCCTCGCCAGACTCATCACCGAGCGGCTGCACGTCCCCACCATCGGCATCGGGGCGGGGGTACATTGCCGGGGGCAGGTGCTCGTCTACCACGACCTCCTCGGCGTGTACGAGGGCGAGGAGAAGAAGATTTCCAAGCGGTACGCCGAGCTGGGCCGGGAGGCGAGGGAGGCCATCGCCACCTATGCGCGGGAGGTGCGGGCGCGCGAGTTTCCGACGAAGGAGCAGAGCTTCGTGATGAAGGATGAGGTGCTGGGAAAGCTGTATTGA